A window of the Gossypium hirsutum isolate 1008001.06 chromosome A03, Gossypium_hirsutum_v2.1, whole genome shotgun sequence genome harbors these coding sequences:
- the LOC107887122 gene encoding 7-methyl-GTP pyrophosphatase, producing MEDKTSQFKIILGSSSLPRRKILAEMGYEFTLMSADIDEKGIRKEKPEELVMALAEAKADAILHRLPVGDYVKEAEPTLLISSDQVVVYEGVIREKPANEEEAHQFIKGYSGGHAATVGSVLVTNLKTGFRKGEWDRVEIHFHEIPDEVIEKLIEEGNVLHVAGGLLIEHPLIKPYIKQVVGTIDSVMGLPKALTEKLIREAV from the exons ATGGAAGACAAAACTTCTCAGTTCAAG ATAATATTGGGGTCATCTTCCTTACCTCGTCGTAAAATATTAGCTGAAATGGGATATGAATTCACACTCATG AGTGCAGACATTGACGAGAAAGGTATCAGAAAGGAGAAGCCAGAGGAGTTGGTCATGGCCCTTGCTGAAGCAAAG GCAGACGCAATCTTACATAGGCTCCCTGTCGGTGATTATGTAAAGGAAGCTGAGCCAACATTACTAATTTCTTCTGATCAA GTGGTGGTCTATGAAGGTGTTATAAGGGAAAAACCAGCCAATGAGGAAGAAGCACATCAATTTATAAAAG GCTATTCAGGTGGGCATGCTGCAACTGTGGGATCTGTTCTAGTTACAAACCTTAAAACTGGATTCAGAAAAGGAGAATGGGATAGAGTGGAG ATACATTTCCATGAAATACCAGACGAAGTCATTGAGAAATTG ATCGAGGAAGGGAATGTACTACATGTTGCTGGGGGATTGCTGATCGAACATCCTTTGATAAAGCCATACATTAAACAAGTG GTAGGGACAATAGACAGTGTGATGGGATTGCCGAAAGCTCTCACGGAGAAACTCATAAGGGAAGCTGTCTAG